The segment GTTTGACCAAGTGTCATGATTTCCCTGGACTTGCCTTATCTCCTCCAGGTTTGACATCTGCATAAAGCCCTCCCTGAGGCCACGATCTGTCTCTCCCATGTCCAGACTCACCTGTGGTGAGATCTTCACCACGTCCTCCAGGTATTCTTTGAAGATGGAGTACTTCTGCACTTCCTTGCTCAGCTTCTGGTGTTCCTTTTTCAGGGCTTCGAGTTTCTTCTTAGCCCTCACAAGCTCCAtctccttttgtgttttctgctctctttctctcatgGCTTTCTTCAGAGCTTGGACTCGCAGCTTATCATCTTCCTAGTGATGTTTCCCCCaccaatacacacacacagagaaggaaaggaaggcaagggaagatgGAGCTGGGTcagccagcagcactgggaggaGATACACTGACAGGGGACAGACCAGTgctgcagcacccctgggaaCATCCTCACTCCCTGTTTAACATGGTGTGGTACAGGCCCGCCCTGAAACTTTGCTTCCAGAGCTCCAAAGTGCagactctgcagcaaactgttatcagggagagaagaatcctgagAGTTTGCACTGTGACGGATACGGCCTCGCCTCAAAGTTCACCTCTGGAGCTCAAGACACAGACTCCGCAGTGAACGGTTATCAGGGTACAGGCTCCTGGAGAGAAGGTCAGCAGCATTCGGCTTGACATATTTCCCCCAGGCAGTAAATAACAGGGTGAACCTGCCACCGAACTCTTTCAAGTCGCACTTCTCTTTGGGAAATCTAAGCActgttctgcagtaagcagaaccctaaattactcccccACGACACATGGCCACCCCTCTTGCACTGACCCTTTGCTCTTGGAGACAGGCACCTGGGACAGAACTCTGAGTTTCAGACCTACTAGGATCTGCCCTTGGGAGTCACCTGCGTGTCAACagtggggacaggctgagatcCTTCTTGGGGGATGTCTGGGGCCCTCAGGAGATCACGCTGGTGCTGGACAAGCTCTCTGCTGCCCAAGCGCTATCAGGGCTTTCCACATCTGTAGTACACACCCCCATGCCCTGCCAGTCCTGTCCCTCACCCCTCCAGGCTCAAGGGAGGCTTGGACACAAGTGCTGGCCCAAGACTGTCTCCccggggaaggggagaaggtgGCGCTGTGGCTCAGGGTCACGTCAGAGGAGCTGATCAGGGGCAGGCGTACCTTTAACCTCCTCATAGATTTCTCCATGTAGGTTTTCAGCTGGTCCTCCTTGGCATGGAGTTCCCTCCACCGGCGGGCTATGTCGGCCATCGTCTCCTTGAAGGCCTGGCAGCACCAGAGCGAGCGTGACGTGGCCGTCCGCACCTGGAGCCACTCACTGCCCATTGCTGCCctccaaaaaaccacaacaccccTACCATGCCCCAGCAccctcccatctttctcacctCTTGCTTCTCCTCCAGAGCCTTTTGCACCTGCTtggcttctttcctcttctcctggagGCGAACAAATGGAGACAGGGAGCCCTCCTCTGTCAGCCTGTGTTTCCTGCCACAGAAGTTTCCATCAAGGTTACACGTTGGGTCTGGTGCCTGGGCAGGGTGCTGGACTGTGTCCAGAGTGGGATGACGGGCCAGAGCAACCCAGCACCATCTCAGATGCCGTCTGGCCGCATGGCATCCCCAGCAGGGAACCCTCTGACAGAGCAagggggggcacagggaggaacagggtggggaagggagggaggagaggaggctgAAGTGGTGGAGATCGGGGAGTTTGCCACCgtgggggaaggagggatggaggaAACGGGAGAAGAGGATGGAGGGCATGGAGGTGGGTGGAGGAGTCCCCTCACCTGAGCAAGGGCAGGAGGTTCTGCCTGTACTGCTTGAGGAAATAGGCTGGCAGGTCCTCTTCATCTTTGGCAGCCATCGCTTCAGCCACCAGCAGGGCCCAGAAAGCCCAGGTCCTCCAaaagcaatccgagtgatgaaAGTGATCCAGTCAacaaacagatccaagtgccgaaagtGATCGaaccaccaaaagcggttcaaccaccAGAACtggttcaaccaccaaaagGGGTTCAACCACTAGAAGTGGTTCAACCACCAATAGCgatcccaccaccagaagtggttcaaccaccaaaagcggttcaaccaccACAAGTGGTTCAACCACCAGTAGcgatcccaccaccaaaagtgatgcaaccaccaagAGCGATCCCAAcaccaaaagcgatccaactgccaaaatgagtccaccaccacagtgatcccaccacggcaagtgatcccaccacggccagtgaccaaatgggcgaggggcacaggtgacaggggacaatatagtgtctctgttgcccggcaacagccgccccaggagccagcgggcgccgccctggtcctttgtgatgaagtcacccacgggatgggagatgctgaggctccctcctgcctttcccactttaccacccacaatgcagctggtgacacctcaaatgttgtggcaggtcactgcagcccgtgcccagattcaaaagacaatcgcacaggtcatggggaatgaaatctcctttcactgaattaaataccctcagttttaattgcagagagaatggctttatccgtgttgtgcactaaatcaaactctcccgacgtttcaccctttcctttccccatggcacagttggcctcggaggcgattccccttggtggcagatgtgcagcgactggctcacgagtgcaccagcactgggaacctgggctgaaaacaaggtcaaagtgcctggtttaggatgcctttccctgcggttcatcaagcagaaggatgtcttttgagagggagctgttctgaagggatttcttctgcctctcttgaccgttggcacgagccagcggctgctgaccaggaaatgtgctcatcgcttgctccctcatgaacactgtcctggcctttgcagctagaacgacataaaccagagtatgtttcctgtcacctgtgcaagaaggtggttcaaatgcaaaggctgatcttgcctgtaagcagcacgaactgctctagagacagctctttgctggggatggagctgtgagagaggttctccagctggcacggctgcctcccttttgaaacacgggccatcttttgctggcattgccgtccctcagcctgatggctctgacatctcctctgatgcttcagaaacggTGCTGCTATCTgcacagccattgcaagatccttttgcactgggaactgaagctgctccatagctgaaagggagaccccaacacagaaagcagggctgccatgattcctctgagagtgaaccccacatcccaaagaaagccggtccttggagatggccaagtttggagcagcgctgtcacacgtgagctgcgagtcacacaagcaagagttccagaggacggagcgtgtccccagatggcttttgcaagcgctgactgaggaagcggcgtcctgtccagggacctctgcagagacatctccaggcagagcaagacactggggggcaacagcccccctcaaaccccagttttgcaccccaagtggccgcacggcaatgggcaagccttcatcccgggccagagatgctggatccagaagtcatggcttgctcccgggagggtctttttgtgtcagaacctcctgtgtttcgccacgcatttttcacggtcaatgactttcatttcttttccctctacgctctcctccggttttgccatggagagcagatgccaacagtctgttccagccttacgggatcttgcagacttctcctttgctgtctgtggtgctggtgattgccttctgctgcccctggttcatgttgaagactaattcctggcagacgtggttggtgctgctgagcaacactcttggctttgtgctagtgctcagtaggacaccgacaagaaagcaggtgtcaaaagcctctcggttcttgtgttgaatggtgtagtgtatccaggagtctattccagcaaccttaattgcggttaatgtggttaagagtacttgatagggtccgtcccaacgttcttttaaagtttctttattcCAAGTTCTTATATGCAccgtgtctccatgctctgtatcatgtaccggattctcaagtgctagtgggcgattccacactgGTGCAGATCTGAGTTGATTCAGTGTCCTGCCGAgaggcaacacataattgtagaaGTCCTGgttaccttttacatgtacacttggatctggatccggtgcttcatatggcttgccatacagaatttcgtatggacttactgacattccgctcctaggtttaattctaatacacaacaccactattggcaaggcctgagcccattgaatttttgcttcctgacaaatcttgctaagttgcctttttaggatctatagggcatgcctgagatttgcatgccttggactactggatgtattaaccgaataaagcacaggatcatacatggcacaaacagtaaacccagaaatgcacatgctatcacgaaccctgttttcttccaccaggctaccatttcgagaccaatatccattaggtgggcctgggtaccaagtgggagcaatagaggtatttgatgaatttacccgCGACACTAGCTTACAAGAGGTTCGTCCAATGtatcagtcatttgagaccccccacatatccagcatgaggtgacatttaattcctgggctattttccataagatctataaacaggtttttccctactgtgggtaattgtaatcccttgtctttttgccttatttcttcttaccaatctttgcttttctgtagtggcagagcccccccgccccggggggatggggctgtcgccagcctggctgagaggtgaagccagagacagaagaaactaaaggagcgttgttgtaaggcgcgtggacagggcagctttgctataaagccagcccgctccggcaataaagcgaaccctgtgaacatcacattgctgtgtcaggttccgtgtctcgcatggaaaaagcaacattttggtgaccccaacgtgatacttcgtatcgaagcaagatcgttgggacgtgaagacgccaggaaaggcacctggagggcgaagttagccctgcgcttgaagaatagcggaaagcaggcctgcggagaagcaggtggcgtgggaaacacggcatctgcggaagaaaaaatcataatgcaaagtgttctgcagctgaatgcacgaacaggaaggtattttgaaacagacgcgttaaagcgcctgctgcgattcgcccagcggaaggcgtgtgtccccttcgacggacggatttttttctcccggtacacgggaggacacagggaccgaactgtgggacgcggtcacaaggggcagccgcgaggcttgcgacctcgccgggccgtggcgggaggtcaggcggctgatgcaggaggtctcagcggagccggagctgtgtgccgtccccccggagccgcccgccgcgagctgccccccctccgaggactctgaacaatcgataccgctggtatgtcccgtgtcagatttggatttctggggcggagagcaaattataccctctgcgccctttgagccatcgcctgcctCCGACGAGCAtcggcagcaaccagcaaggttcaacgagcccggacaggttaatccagctgaagtgccgttGCCGGAGGACCCGGTGGAGCACGAGAATGCAGCACCGCAGAATCgccctggcttccaggaggagagtgtgggaaactacagcgggtctgtggaatccttgtcagaaaatatgggagtagagatcagccttgaagatattaagatttacccttgagaaggatgggagtaaaggagtatccggagatatggagttgtacccgtgagaaaggagagatgtacccgtgagagagaaggggatagaagaataacatggatgatagcaaaattaaccagtgagatgttagtgctgtaacttgtaaccaatagtgaaaagacacatgaactggtagaattgtataaaaatgcacttataacaatcaatagcatccattcctttcatcttgaaagaacttggcccatgtcgcttgtccgtctcaaccgcgacaggagagccacgtgcagagcccgaaggacttactgagacggcaggagagccagatgcaagaagttctaaacgccgtgaggcgactagttggcggtaacagtaaaacttcgtggttaagagcatatcaaaaggcgtcagatgcgatgaaggacgggctggaggcaactggcaggggatgtgaaaaacggggaaaacaggaaagggagggggtggaattagacctcactcctgaggagctctgtattaaaagggagcgaacacaaaaatgggctagacaatgtgttgaaggtgggatgtggtcTGTAAcaggagcagatgaatatttgagatcgtggcatggaaaagggctggagactgggttagacgggtttgcaaatatgcgtcGACGCAAACACCCAATGAAcgcaaacacccaatgccaacagatatgagccgctttgggaaaaactgcatctctagcagagatggtggaagcttgcacacgggtaccgatcacgcaacaggaggtataaaaggcaaaactacatgctcaagcccacttaagcctgcgatgaaaggccgaagcccttctgtcctggttttgttaaaaaccagtttctcttttagtgattttgcctgtcagctaaagcttcatattaactgcattttcctggagaaccagacacatgttttggtaaaactagcaatggaatgcttattgataagcatggatggacatctcgcaatgcattgctaatgcatttttctctgttcctgtagcagcagagtgcaggccgcagttcgctttcacctgggggggcatccagtacacgtggaatcgcttggcccaggggtggaaacgcagtcctaccatctgccatgggctgatccagaccacgctggagcaaggtaaagctccagaacacttgcaatatattgatgacatcatcgtatggggtgacacggcgaaagaagtctccgagaaagatgagagaataattcagattcttttggatgctggttttgccataaaatgaagcaaggtcaagggacctgcccgAGAGATACAGTTTTCAGGAATGAAATGGCAAGacggccgtcgtcagatcccaatggatgtgatcaacaaaaccgcagcaatgtctccacctactaataaaaaggagacacagactttcttgggcgttgtaggtttttggagaatgcatattcctgactacagccagattgtgagccctctctatcaagtgactcgtaaaaagaaccagtttgagtggggccctgaacaacgacaagcctttgagcaaattaagcgtgagataactcatgtggtggcccttggaccagttaggactggactagatgttaaaaatgtgctctacaccgcagccggagataatggacttacctggagcctctggcagaaagcaccagcagaaacccgaggtcgacccttaggtttttggagtcgaggatacaaaggatctgaggccaactatactccaactgaaaaagagatactagcagcataggaaggagttcgagctgcttcagaactgatcggtactgaagcacagctcctcctggcacctcgactgccggtgctgagctgcatgttcaaagggacggttccctctccatatcatgcaaccgaagttacgtggagtaaatggattgcattgatcacgcaacgagctcgaattggaaatcccagtcACCCAGGGAttttagaagtgattacagactggccagaaagtaaagactttgggatgtctccagatgaggaggaggtaacacgtgctgaagaagcaccaccgtataatactctgataagagtataatagactgataagcagtatgcactgttcacagatggatcctgtcgtcttgtaggaaaacatcgaaggtggaaagctgctgtgtggagtcccacacgacaagttacagaagccactgaaggacaaggtgaatctagtcaatttgcagaagtgaaagccatcctgctggctttggacattgctgaacgagagaagcggccaatactttatctctatactgactcatggatggtggcaaatgccttgtgggggtggctacagcaatggaagaaaagcaactggcagcgcagaggtaaacccatttgggctgccacactgtggcaagacattgctgctcggctagagagcctgcctgtgaaagttcggcatgtagatgctcatgtgcctaaaggtcgagccaccgaggaacatctaaaccaccaacaagcagatcaagctgctaagattaaagtagctgaggtggacttggactggcaacatataggtgaacttttcctagcccaatgggcccatgatgcttcagggcatcaaggtagagatgcaacatataaatgggctcgcgatcgaggggtggatttaactatggacactatttcacaggttattcatgaatgtgagacttgcgccgaaatcaaacaagcgaaacggttaaagcctgtacggtatggggggcgatggttaaagtataagtatggagaagcttggcagattgattatattacacttccacaaacacgtcaaggtaagcgttatgtacttacaatggtggaagcaaccactggatggttggaaacatatgccgtacctcatgctacagcccgaaataccatctttggccttgaaaagcaagtcctttggcgacacggtacgccagaaagaattgaatcagacaacggtattAATTTCAataacagtcttatagacaattgggctaaagaacatggtattgagtgggtatatcatattccatatcatgcaccagcctctgggaaaatggaaaggtacaatggtttgttaaaactGCACTAAAGACGTtgggtggtggaacctttaaaaactgggattcacatttagcaaaagccacttggttggtcaacaccaggggatcaaccaatcgagccgggcctgcccaatcagaaattctacggactgtagaaggagataaagtccctgtagtacacatgatatcatgttaggaaaggcagtctgggtcaatcctggctcagcaaagtcaagcccattcgtgggattgttttcgcccagggacctggcagcacctggtgggtgatgcttaaggatggagaagttcggtgtgtacctcaaggggatttgagtttaggtgaaaatattcaatactgaactgcatgatgtgaattgccgtactaacagtgtttaataagtgtttttcagaccaaaacagtgatgatgaaaccagagctagcttcttcgagtggcgcctgacaacttcttcgaagttgatgtctttaacccacaaacagtggtcatgagatgcacttgtaccattttcctgccctggagactgtcgtgacaaatgaacttaatgaacttttcaaaggatggtccactgattaattactcctgtgtatatatgtacatatgtatatagatatagtagtagtgagtaattagattgtgttgatagattgtattgataaggttgatgaaaggccgaagcccttctgtcctggttttgttaaaaaccagtttctcttttagtgattttgcctgtcagctgaagcttcatattaactgcattttcctggagaaccagacacatgttttggtaaaactagcaatggaatgcaaacttattgataagcacggatggacatctcgcgagaggggcgacgagaaacaagtgaccaagaaactgaccaactgtgtataacattccattcacgtgaatacttcatataaaagtgggagatcacgaggatctcgtcccttttcccttttgcctttgcttttcccttctgcttatggccagcattaggagaggaccttgctagtcgtccttgcgaactgaggccagtgacagactgaatccagctccggttggctgcagagtccagtccaggactttgggtgctggcttGTGAACTGAgccctagtgacagactgaatccagctccggttggctgcagagtccagtccaggactttggttgccggctctgcagttgctgagactttcaagattggttttgtatattttgtattattttctctattcttattagtagcattagtaaaacatctttaatttttccaactctcttctctctgtccttcttgccctcccgatcgcctgtcctgagtgggaaaaggggagagggaggggcacaagggggaagtgggggggagagggggttaacaatacatctgccagggttttattgtcaccccgcaatcttaaccctcgacaacatgagaccttaataaagcaaaccctggaggcattaagaggggcCAAACAAATTGCAGTAGTTTACGTAAAGGGCTATCGGAAGGGAACTTCCACGCaagtaagaggaaataatttagccgacgaagaagctaagaaagctgcacTACTGGCAATAAAAGCAGTCGAACAGGATCCTGTACAAACTAAgtatgctatgagatttacaaatcaggaaaaggagaaattggggcaaatGGGAATAGTCGAACGAGAGCGGAAGTGGTGGCTACCggatgagagagaaatgcttccgaaaggagtggcttggcaagtccTGAGAGAGTTTCAtagacaaacccattggggagtGCAGGCTCTGGTAGATCAATTCGCTAACAAATATATGGTTATGGGGGTGCACGATCTAGCAAAAGGAATTGTTGGAGAATGTTTAACatgtcaaaggataaataaacagcaccTTAGGGAGAGAATCCCTGGGGGAAGACAACTAGCCAAAAAGCCATTCgaaaggattcaggtagacTTTACGGAGTTACCAAAGGTAGGCAGATATAAATACCTTCTAGTTTTGGTAGACCACCTAACTCACTTTCCGGTAGCTCGGGCCTTTCCGGTAGCTCGGGCCACTGCGaggacagtagtaaaaatattattagagcatatcatacctagatatgggatcatgtcagttatcgattcggacagaggaccccattttacttccaaaataattagagaaacgttagaagctctgggaaccaaATGGGAATATCACACtccttggcacccccagagttcaggaaaagttgaaaggatgaacggagaaattaaaaagcacctgaccaaattaatgatagaaaccagaatgaactgggtgaagtgcctccccttagccctcttgaacataaggacacaaccgagggccgatacaggactttcctcctttgaaatgttatatggaatgccctatgatttggagaagccaatcgaacaccctaaagtggaagaaaagatgttacaagaatatcttatagaactcatgagaaggaggcaagaactgttaaagcgaggcctggtggttcaaagaccacctttagatgtagcaatacatagtattaagccgggagatcaagtactcgtaaaaacatggaaggaatcatcgttaacccctcgctgggagggacctttccttgttttactcaccacagataccgcagtccgcgccgcagaaagaggatggacacacgctagtcgagtaaaaggtcctatcctacatacagactgggaagtcaccggggaaccggatgagttgaagctgaccttcaggaggaaacagacacgtgacgtaTAGCCGTAGATACTAAGCTTCTTATGGACAACTGTAAGGAATTGCGGAAGTTACAtatcgcatgtcctgtatgcaAACAGTGTAATCCTTGGGTATGTCGTGTGTGTAGCGGGTGCAGGatacagcagtgggaaaagtttccttatgttgaacgGTGGTGTGATGAGCGTTTGGGAAAAACcataaatactgtggaaatactgtggaaattacTGGACGGGAAAATTGGCCTAGATACGGACATTATAGAAGAGATTGGTACAGAACTGTTGCACAGTTAGGAGAGGAACTTATAGTTAAGAACATAgagtgtagtaaaaatattcagtactttctgtatgacccgtaagtccagacatttgggaaataaccaagaggaagtgtaagaagcgtttAGTAAAAATACGGGAATGTTCCAGACCCTGTGAGGATTTGGGACAGTGGCCAAAACCTGGTATTCAAAATAGCCCTATTGGATTGAATATTGaaaagtgggttgtgacagaacaaggagaggattcaggaggcagtcccctgaagactacaactgctgccgagaagaaaacttacccggctactctgaagcaacagagtaggcccagggcaaggcagaggggtatccttgtggggattggcaagtgcctccgaagactcctaaaataaagcagctccgttaagcagaacaaccctcaacaaaatgaacctccactggctgattttcagccaaccaggggccgggtcgctctccctaatcctccttaccttaccggtaataatagcaataaagcaggggagttctcaccaaccttttaaatggatcgatgggaggaccaaacgataatacaacaacagaccacatcagggtcaccctcttttactgcaaccttctgccaattagttcagattgagccatgccttaacaaaatggggttttatatgtgccccagcacagggccctcgtattgtaataccccaggacactattactgcgcttactgggggtgtgaaacgattgcctcaagctggccaattcctccggcaaatactgataagttcttaaaggttggatggggacctgtaggatgcattcctccttcggGAGTCGTGAACCAAGGCCGCCGACTAAAACCCGGTTATCCTCGCAACCGAAACGAGCGGGACAGTGATGGCGAGtgtgaatatatattccttaacataacaaaccctgaacatagtggatggcttgttgggaaaacctggggaatgcggtATTATGAACCGGGTGATGATAGGGGAggcatgttcttcataaagaaggaagaagttaaaccgacccctcgagcgataggtccca is part of the Columba livia isolate bColLiv1 breed racing homer chromosome 18, bColLiv1.pat.W.v2, whole genome shotgun sequence genome and harbors:
- the LOC135575715 gene encoding coiled-coil domain-containing protein 42-like isoform X2 gives rise to the protein MKRTCQPISSSSTGRTSCPCSGEGTPPPTSMPSILFSRFLHPSFPHGGKLPDLHHFSLLSSLPSPPCSSLCPPLLCQRVPCWGCHAARRHLRWCWVALARHPTLDTVQHPAQAPDPTCNLDGNFCGRKHRLTEEGSLSPFVRLQEKRKEAKQVQKALEEKQEAFKETMADIARRWRELHAKEDQLKTYMEKSMRRLKEDDKLRVQALKKAMREREQKTQKEMELVRAKKKLEALKKEHQKLSKEVQKYSIFKEYLEDVVKISPQFEDIQDVISRYKLLVRTRKDLQQSQEKDKEMLKQTKVLLDRYEAEKEAETLQYQNELEQLQQRFAQAQSDVRSWTARWADIQNRNVKNGLMLTTMKMAIHNLFQCVNTQLKAKVHVPKDDSLRQLDMVEPSQTPLPAQKEEQ
- the LOC135575715 gene encoding coiled-coil domain-containing protein 42-like isoform X1, with protein sequence MKRTCQPISSSSTGRTSCPCSGEGTPPPTSMPSILFSRFLHPSFPHGGKLPDLHHFSLLSSLPSPPCSSLCPPLLCQRVPCWGCHAARRHLRWCWVALARHPTLDTVQHPAQAPDPTCNLDGNFCGRKHRLTEEGSLSPFVRLQEKRKEAKQVQKALEEKQEAFKETMADIARRWRELHAKEDQLKTYMEKSMRRLKEDDKLRVQALKKAMREREQKTQKEMELVRAKKKLEALKKEHQKLSKEVQKYSIFKEYLEDVVKISPQFEDIQDVISRYKLLVRTRKDLQQSQEKDKEMLKQTKVLLDRYEAEKEAETLQYQNELEQLQQRFAQAQSDVRSWTARWADIQNRNVKNGLMLTTMKMAIHNLFQCVNTQLKAKVHVPKDDSLRQLDMIQQSILDLNDIVTEVKRRTWRATGEQLSTSIKGKRRTESPRDVVLRP